The nucleotide window aacagaactagaacagaactagaacagaactagaacagaactagaacagaactagaacagaactagaacagaactagaacagaactagaacagaactagaacagaactagaacagaactagaacagaactagaacagaactagaacagaactagaacagaactagaacagaactagaacagaactagaacagaactagaacagaactagaacagaactagaacagaactagaacagaactagaacagaactagaacagaactagaacagaactagaacagaactagaacagaactagaacagaactagaacagaactagaacagaactagaacagaactagaacagaactagaacagaactagaacagaactagaacagaactagaacagaactagaacagaactagaacagaactagaacagaactagaacagaactagaacagaactagaacagaactagaacagaactagaacagaactagaacagaactagaatagaactagaacagaactgaactagaaccagaactagaaccagaactagaacctgaaatagaacctgaactggaacctgaactagaacctgaaatagaacctgaactagaaccggaaatagaacctgaactagaacctgaactagaacctgaaatagaacctgaactagaacctgaaatagaacctgaactacaacctgaactagaacctgaactagaacctgaactagaacctgaactagaactgaactagtactgaactagaacctgaactagaacctgaactagggcctgaactagaacctgaactagaacctgaactagaacctgaactagaacatgaactagaacctgaactagattaatttttcaaaatttatgttaaaatagatttaaggaattttaaaaaagtctcTTGGAATTTTAGTAAATGTATTGattttgtcttttatagatttttttaatgttttgatttagtttttaataatatttctgttgtataaaatttttttcttgtgaaaaatttaaaaaaaaaattctgggattttggaaatttttataaattatttgggaatctcttaaaatatatagaatttgtgttctttttgctttataaaaattgaagattcaattaaagtaaatttttggaaaatttgtgccaggaaattttggggattttaaattttttctaaggAATTTgggaatatttaataattttgaaaaaattcgtcttctttgttatttttttttttaaaaaatcatttagatatcccattttttaattttttttgcagggaaattttggggattttaaatttttttttaggaatttaagaaaattcaataattatatcaaaatttcattgttgctttacttattttataaaagatcccatttttttaatttttattttttgttttgaggggaaattttggggattttaaatttttttttaggaatttgggaatatttaataattatatcaaaatttcgttgtttctttaattattttttaaaaaatcatttagatatccaatttttaaatttttttttgcagggaaattttggggatttaaaatatttttttaggaatttggGATTACTTAttaattatgtaaaaatttcgttttctttgtaattttttaaaaatattcatttagttatcccattttttaattttttttgcggggaaattttggaaatttttaaaaaataaaaagggaatttttaataaatttctaatttttgaaaatactttatCAGTTGACTATGTATTTTCATGCAAGTAGTGATTTTGGGAGCCATTTCGCAAAATGGGAATTATggggatttttataaattatttgggaatttttaaaatctatattAAAGCTTTCCcttatcaatttttaaataaattaaaatttttttttcttaatttgaagattttgttaaaggaaattttgaagattattaaaaataaaatgggaatttcctttaaattaaaaattttgttaaattttaaacaaatttcatttgaaatgtataaaatttggaGTTATTTTGTTACTGGGCATTTTGGGGATTTCTTGTATTAATATGGGAAtcaaagaaaatacaaatattcaGCACTTTTCCAAAAGAAACTCATTCAATTCGCTGTGAACAAAATATGTgactacatttttcattaatttttgaagaatccCCTCCCCTAGTAATTTCTTTACTTTCCctgttttctttcttttattccTTATTCCAATCTATCTGCCCTACAATATCTTCCGGCCACAATATTCCTTGAAGTTGCATTACTTTGCCTattgttttctatacaaaacaaCTTTTACATACCTTTTGAAAGAAAAACAGCACAACAATGCTAAAAGTACTAGTTACTGTTTAGTTTTACTATTTAAATACTTTCATCAaatgaaaatttcttttttttgaaaaagaaattttctaaaatacgCTGTGTCACATTGTTGCCACTTTCAAAGAACGTCTTTTGTTTGTTGCTGCCACATTTGAAAATGTGCAACAAGCAGACAAAGATATCTTCAGGCTAATAGTTCTTGCTGTCTATTCTGGTTTAGTCTGCGGCTCAAAGAAGcacaaaaaaaacagaaaactatTGTTGATAGATAGATAAAAGATAAAGAGTAgctctactactactactgctacttatgtaatgaaagaattaaaaagcatatttttaggaGCAGATAAGTGGATACTTTAAAGACTACTTTTAGGCGGAATatttaagaataaaataaatgaatagaaataataaaaaaccttaaagcgatttataaatttaaagaattctaGTACTGTTTAATCCAGACGTTTTTTCTAGACTTGTTATTCACCTTATGATCGAGTTTTAGATCCTTGTGTTCCACATTTTTTACTTCTTTCTTTGTTTCTATTGTGTAACAAAGTTGTAATAAACTTAAATCATTAAATCATGTATTTCCACgtcatatatttgttttattgtttggtttttaatCACATATTCATACAAACCATATTTAAAGCATATAAGCAGGCTCAATATTCAACCACTGTCAAGTGTTGCATACTTTAAGGGGAGTTGTTTCATGGATGCCAGAGTTAGTAACATAAAATGAACAAACAGACTAGCAGAGCACCAAAGcgctttaatttatttatttttagagtTTTACACAGGCATGTTTTCTGttaaagtataaattcattaagAACTAACACTTTAATAAACAGTAGCAACGAAAATTGTCAATAACAAAGAACAGAACTTGAACAAAactggaacagaactagaacagaactagaacagaactagaacagaactagaacagaactagaacagaactagaacagaactagaacagaactagaacagaactagaacagaactagaacagaactagaacagaactagaacagaactagaacagaactagaacagaactagaacagaactagaacagaactagaacagaactagaacagaactagaacagaactagaacagaactagaacagaactagaacagaactagaacagaactagaacagaactagaacagaactagaacagaactagaacagaactagaacagaactagaacagaactagaacagaactagaacagaactagaacagaactagaacagaactagaacagaactagaacagaactagaacagaactagaacagaactagaacagaactagaacagaactagaacagaactagaacagaactagaacagaactagaacagaactagaacagaactagaacagaactagaacagaactagaacagaactagaacagaactagaacagaactagaacagaactagaacagaactagaactgaactaaaacagaactagaactagaacagaactagaacctgaattagaacctaaAATAGAACCTAAAatataacctgaagtagaacctgaacaagaacctgaactagaactgaactagaactgaactagaactagaacagaactagaacagaactagaacagaactagaacagaactagaacagaactagaacagaactagaacagaactagaacagaactagaacagaactagaacagaactagaacagaactagaacagaactagaacagaactagaacagaactagaacagaactagaacagaactagaacttaaACTAGAACAGATGTAAAACACTACTAGAGCTGATATAATACAAAACTATATTTGAATTAGAGCTGATATGAAACGTAATTTTatctcaacaaaaataaaatatttagtttatctTTAATTGTTTATGAATCTAGGGGTATTTAGCTATACTTTGCCTTTTAAATCGTTTCGAAACCTTGTCAAAATTTctagtaatttaattttaacaaatgctcaaaatttcaaatactctggcgtatgattaatattaattcaatgATTTTAGAGGGAAATAGCTTATAACTTCATAACCATAAGAGATAATTAAAAACTGTAAACGGTTTTGAACTTTAAACTCTCCCAGAATTGTTTCTATGTAAAAAACTTTCTATAAAACTTTGAAGAACTAAACTAGATGTGATGCAGAACGTATGTAGaagttttgtaaaacaaaactgCATGATTATTTTATTCTTTCACACATTTTTACCTCGTTTTGTTCCTTACTGTTGTATAGAATACTTTGTCACATACATTTGCAATTCTATACACAAAACTGTATGCCTTCCGGTGAAATGACAATCTGTTTGTTTTCAAACCGAAATGAATGACATACATATACCAGCAAAATAAAACTTCCAATGAAGGTAATGTGGCTGAGGAGGTTTCCTACAAAAAACGGTCATACATGTAATAACAcagatatgtggaaatatttcacagatttttaatataaggCATGTATAAATTTCCTTCTTTTTGTGCCCCTGTaaagtgaaagaaaaaaaaactttttccggTATAATGAAGCATAaagattataaataaaatataataaaacaaaacaaagagagaaagagaaaaaaaagaagtgCCAGCATTAACAATGGCTGCAGCAGTTGAGTTGTAtggaaaagtttaaaaaaaagagtgtaacaaaacaaaagaatatcTAGTATATGGAGATTCGAGTTGAAAAGGAAACGGAAACATATgcatgttatttatttattcataaaaGAATAGCAAaaaatctgcaaaaaaaaattggagtagTATAAATGAtgaaactatttaaataaatatatttctcaTGTTGTAGCAACAAAggatttatgttttatttaaatatatgctGCAAAAGTTAAGAAGTTTCTTGTTGcgaaaaacacaatatttttatagtatcaACAAAGtttgatggaaatgtttaaaaaacaaaaaaaaaatttttcaacaaaaaatattttttgtgtttaactaaagatttttgtttgcaaaatcaacatttgtaaatattttgtaattgtttgtTAAACTTTAGCTATTTAGCTTTAAAATGACATTTAAAAGTTTCCAAAATCTTTTCAATTTCCAgaattgttattaatttaaaaatgttgtaatattccAAATActgtggcgtatgattaatattaattcatgggTTTTTTAAGTTAAACAGTCATAACTTCAAAACCATTATAGATAATTAAAACCTGTAAatagttttgtattttaaacacttttagaattccattttaaataaaataattcaaatttcaatgtaagttgttaattttaacatcaatttattttgagcaaaaataatttctctttttcaccaaaaatttttaaatacaaaattaagatttttaattcatattaaaatgtttatgaatatAGCTATAATTAGCTTTAAAATgctgtttaaattttttcaatatctcgtcaatgtgaaaaattatcaatattttaaaaatgtaccatAATTTCAAATACTCTGCCTTATGCTTATAGGAAAACAAGCCATAACTTACAAACCATGAGAGAtactaaaaatttgtaaacgtttttgaattttaaacacttccagaattcaatttaaaagtagcaatttaaacaattaagtgaaaagttaaaattttattttgagcaaaaaaaatttctctttttcacttaaaaatttttaaatacaaaaacaacatttttaaattttcttaaattgttaatgaatttacaactatttagttttaaaatggcatttaaattttttcaaaatcttttaaattccaaaaatcatcaatattttaaaaatttattaaaatatcaaatactctggcgtatgattaatattaattcacaggtttttaaagaaattatctCATTGCGTCAAAACCATTAGAGATAATTGAAAACGGTAAAAGGGTTTGACTTTTAAACTCTCCctgaatttttataaacaaagaaACTAACTAAAGAAGACTGCAATATAAAAGCTATAAGACTTTAAAgttagaattgttttttttaagaaatttcttaaacaaatattaaggaaatttaacaataattagaaatttctttaaagttaaaataaaattgttgtaattttgaattctttagcttttaaaaacaaaaaaatcttaaaattttttttaataattttttttctttttcacttaaaaatttttaaattcaaaaacaaaattttaaaattttcttaaattgttaatGAATTAACAACTATTTAGCTTTAAAATGgcgtttaaattttttcaaaatcttttaaattctaagaattattaatattttaaaaatgttttaaaatttcaaatactctggcgtatgattaatattaatttctagGTTTTATAAGGAAATTGACCATAACTTCTATACCACAAGAgataatataaaattgtaaacgGTTTTAAACTATAAACTAAACCAgaattattttatagaaaaaaactttttaaaggaGCTAACAGTGTTAAAGCTATAACACTTTGAagtaagaatttgtttttgatgaaaaaattttttatcattttatgtCCTTTAGCTCTTATAACCAGcctgtttttaatattttaaagaactTACCTTTTCTCTTAGCATATCTCGTATGCGTCCCGCTTGATTCTTCGAACGATGTAATTCCAATTGCAGCTCCAGGCAGCGTTCTTGCCAATTTATCTAAAATATCCACAAAATTAAAATCCTTTTTTGCTTTCCTCTCAACAAAAACTTACCTCTGGCACTGCCTGTCCATAATTATTAACCTGATGCACATCCAAATAGTCGGTCAATGAAGAAAAATGTGGCCAGGGGGCATCAGCCCCATCTAAAGATGAAACTGGATTAATGGCTCCAACCCCACCACCTCCACCATCCTTTTGATTTGTATTATTGCTGCTAGAGCTGGTGGTGGAGGAAGTGCTGGGTATACTTGAGGGCTTGGCGGGTATGGGTGGAGGTTTGTTAGGCCTTCTTGGCATTAAGCGGGGACTATTGGGGGTAGATTGTGCGGTTTGCTGgacatgatgatgatgctgcttGTGTCCAGCATTTGCTGATGCATTAAGATTTTCCATTTGTTGTCTATTTAAAGGAATTTGTCCACTAAATGAAATGGCTCTTTTGGTTAATAAGGGAGAGGCTGTCAAGGACTGTGAGGTGGCATACAAGGGCGGTAGAGAATGCTGTTGCTGCTGACTATGATGCAAGTACGCCGAAGGCATCATTTGTGCTGCAGGTTGCTGCTGATAGTGTTGATATTGCTGCTGCATTAAATGCTGCTGCTGCA belongs to Calliphora vicina chromosome 4, idCalVici1.1, whole genome shotgun sequence and includes:
- the LOC135958689 gene encoding double-stranded RNA-binding protein Staufen homolog, with amino-acid sequence MSDEVPSGRLSQIFDPLTNLQQQPSSHYQQQLAIQRRRSASSSPSPSTSGRATPASLGAASNGSAASSTSSHFQHYQHQQQQQNYQYLTQTHNYFHVRTQEVGEGGGGGVMGSGGHNYLHTFPSTHTPSHLQQQHLMQQQYQHYQQQPAAQMMPSAYLHHSQQQQHSLPPLYATSQSLTASPLLTKRAISFSGQIPLNRQQMENLNASANAGHKQHHHHVQQTAQSTPNSPRLMPRRPNKPPPIPAKPSSIPSTSSTTSSSSNNTNQKDGGGGGVGAINPVSSLDGADAPWPHFSSLTDYLDVHQVNNYGQAVPEVSFC